The Henckelia pumila isolate YLH828 chromosome 2, ASM3356847v2, whole genome shotgun sequence genome includes a window with the following:
- the LOC140884394 gene encoding mitochondrial fission 1 protein A-like, which translates to MDAKISQFFESVTNFFTGGDHIPWSAPDVIHGCEREVAEATKEESDERKSESIMRLSWALVHGRQPEDVQRGIAMLEASLTNTNSPLQKREKLYLLAVGYYRSGDYSRSRQLLDQCLEIAPDWRQALSLKKTVEDRITKDGVIGMGITATAVGLLAGGLAAALARKN; encoded by the exons ATGGACGCTAAAATATCTCAATTCTTCGAATCCGTGACCAATTTCTTCACCGGCGGTGATCACATCCCATGGTCCGCTCCCGACGTTATTCAC GGCTGTGAGAGAGAAGTTGCAGAGGCCACAAAAGAAGAGTCTGATGAACGAAAGAGTGAAAGTATCATGCGCTTATCATGGGCTCTGGTTCATGGCAGACAGCCAGAAGACGTGCAACGAGGGATAGCCATGCTTGAAG CATCACTCACCAACACTAATAGTCCACTTCAAAAGAGAGAGAAGCTATATCTACTAGCTGTTGGATATTACAGAAGTGGTGACTATTCAAGGAGCAGGCAGCTTCTAGATCAATGCTTGGAG ATTGCACCTGATTGGAGGCAAGCACTATCTTTAAAGAAGACTGTTGAAGATCGAATAACGAAAG ATGGTGTTATTGGAATGGGCATCACGGCAACAGCTGTTGGACTTTTAGCAGGAGGGTTAGCCGCTGCACTTGCTCGAAAGAATTGA